A single genomic interval of Notolabrus celidotus isolate fNotCel1 chromosome 13, fNotCel1.pri, whole genome shotgun sequence harbors:
- the nup43 gene encoding nucleoporin Nup43: MESINAKYVSQKISKTRWRPVSHSSLQQADIFATGSWDNEDNKISLWSIGNHGSTDMDNGFEGDPQLLCEHKHDGDVLDLQFLDQDRIVTASSTGAVTIFRHHQNSQTMSVSQRWERAHRYPCDNAPCTGVVCSSPEIVSVGEDGRIIVFRSDHEGVVRVIENADSSTIHAVTYLRTTEILTVNSIGQLKLWDFRQQSNSPSQILSLSGDRVPLHCVDRHPNQQHIVATGGQDGMLCVWDVRQGNSPFSLMEAHSAEMWEVQFHPSNPDHLFTCSEDGSLLHWETSSQSEMPSFLQGGRNSSMISRSAMAPAGGNQSLISAWLSGDSSKGRLETTHMLPSQTLSVNSLDVLGQCLVCGTDGEAIFVNRQVPV; this comes from the exons atgGAGAGTATAAATGCTAAATACGTGTCCCAGAAAATCAGTAAAACCAGATGGCGTCCAGTTTCTCATTCGTCTTTACAGCAAGCGGATATCTTTGCAACCGGCTCGTGGGATAACGAG GACAACAAGATCTCCCTTTGGTCCATTGGGAATCATGGAAGTACTGACATGGATAATGGGTTTGAGGGAGACCCACAGCTTTTATGTGAACACAAACACGATGGAGATGTCCTGGACCTCCAA TTTTTGGACCAAGACAGAATTGTTACAGCATCATCAACTGGAGCAGTCACCATCTTCCGCCACCACCAAAACAGTCAG ACAATGTCAGTGTCTCAGCGCTGGGAAAGAGCGCATCGTTATCCCTGTGACAACGCTCCCTGTACTGGTGTTGTATGCAGCAGTCCTGAGATTGTTTCAGTTGGTGAAGATGGCAGGATCATTGTTTTCAGAAGTGACCATGAGGGAGTGGTAAGAGTCATAG AGAACGCAGACAGCAGCACAATTCACGCTGTGACTTACCTACGGACGACAGAGATTCTGACGGTGAACTCTATCGGCCAACTCAAGCTGTGGGACTTCAGACAACAGAGCAACTCACCGTCTCAGATTCTTTCCCT gTCAGGAGATCGAGTCCCTTTGCACTGTGTGGACAGACATCCAAACCAGCAGCACATTGTGGCCACAGGAGGGCAGGAtggcatgctgtgtgtgtgggacGTGAGACAAGGCAACTCACCCTTCTCACTCATGGAGGCACACTCTGCAGAAA tGTGGGAAGTCCAATTTCACCCGAGCAACCCAGATCATCTCTTCACATGTTCAGAGGACGGCTCACTGCTGCACTGGGAGACATCTTCACAGTCTGAGATGCCCTCTTTTTTACAAG GTGGTAGGAACAGCAGCATGATATCCCGCAGTGCGATGGCCCCTGCTGGAGGAAACCAGTCCCTGATCAGCGCCTGGCTCAGCGGAGACTCCAGTAAAGGTCGTCTAGAGACGACTCACATGCTGCCCAGCCAGACACTGTCTGTCAACAGTTTGGATGTACTTGGACAATGTCTTGTCTGTGGGACGGACGGGGAAGCTATCTTTGTCAACAGACAGGTCCCAGTTTAA
- the lats1 gene encoding serine/threonine-protein kinase LATS1 produces the protein MKRGEKPEGYRQMRPKTFPTSNYSGNSQQMLQEIRNSLRNLSKPSDPPKADFSGPVKMPPEDSRQQGRSSNPKKHQHHKALQEIRKSLLPFANEPASGPEVHKHMTLEPPCPGYEESNSRSMGAVIDYMGKVTYQEPVREQMGMANPNTTGLKAPGAPHIQQGVLRRPSWKGSKESLAPRHSHLMGDGMLYRSDSPGPPPAFPQGHPANSQRVNPPLMPQVRSVTPPPNRGAMPPPPSWDSNPSTKRYSGNIDYHVPRISPVPQGAWPDRISPVPVNHQPIIMQSSGGNKFTFPSSWSQNGSPQPEYMSGGSRQPPPPYPVNQSSRHSPTDQQMQSGGPASSPSYVNGGNVPQSMLVPNRNSHNLDMYNLGPPQSWSQAPMTSNHPQSSPGNSSNQDLSPSWQHNMPVRSNSFSNHQLNGRAAHPASSQPSATTLTAITQVPILQPVKSMRVQKPELHTAVAPTHPPWLHQAPPTQAAPAYQEPPPPVSQIPVVAEVPSYQGPPPPYPKHLLQQQATPSPPAYDPGANKLGIGREESAEEESGGGGSESSRDKPTESPDSTAATEKENKQITTSPVPVRRNKKDEERRGESGRIALYSPQAFKFFMEQHVENILKNHQQRIRRRKQLESEMQRVGLSSEAQEQMRMMLCQKESNYIRLKRAKMDKSMFKRIKTLGIGAFGEVCLARKEDTGALYAMKTLRKKDVLLRNQVAHVKAERDILAEADNEWVVRLYYSFQNKDNLYFVMEYIPGGDMMSLLIRLGIFKEELAQFYIAELTCAVESVHKMGFIHRDIKPDNILIDRDGHIKLTDFGLCTGFRWTHDSKYYQSGDHVRQDSMDFSKEWEDPTNCRCTDRLKPLERRKARQHQRCLAHSLVGTPNYIAPEVLLRTGYTQLCDWWSVGVILYEMVVGQPPFLATTPLETQLKVINWKSTLHIPPPAKLTAEASDLIVKLCRGPEDRLGKNGADEIKAHPFFGSIDFSSDLRQQVAPYIPTIAHSTDTSNFDPVDPDKLWSSDSDGEDNHNDTLNGWFRNGKHPEHAFYEFTFRRFFDDNGHPYSCPKPIGYEDFNEDEADSEGAVQEAASSSANQSRDQVYV, from the exons ATGAAGAGAGGCGAGAAACCCGAAGGATACAGGCAGATGAGACCCAAAACATTTCCCACCAGTAACTACAGCGGCAACAGCCAACAAATGCTGCAGGAAATACGGAACAGTCTCCGCAACTTGTCCAAACCCTCTGACCCCCCTAAAGCGGACTTTAGTGGACCTGTGAAAATGCCTCCTGAGGACTCAAGGCAACAGGGGCGCAGCAGCAACCCCAAAAAACACCAGCACCACAAAGCCTTACAGGAGATCCGCAAATCTCTGTTGCCTTTTGCTAATGAGCCTGCTTCAGGCCCTGAGGTGCACAAACACATGACGCTGGAACCCCCCTGTCCCGGGTATGAGGAG AGCAACAGTCGCAGCATGGGAGCAGTCATAGACTACATGGGAAAGGTGACCTACCAAGAACCGGTGAGGGAGCAGATGGGCATGGCCAATCCCAACACCACAGGTCTGAAAGCCCCAG GAGCCCCTCATATCCAGCAGGGTGTGCTGAGGAGGCCAAGCTGGAAAGGGTCAAAGGAGTCTTTGGCCCCTCGACACAGTCATCTCATGGGGGATGGAATGCTGTACCGCTCGGACAGCCCTGGACCACCTCCTGCCTTCCCACAGGGTCACCCTGCCAACAGCCAGAGGGTCAATCCCCCGCTGATGCCCCAGGTGCGCAGCGTCACACCTCCACCAAACAGAGGTGCAAtgcctcctccaccctcctggGACAGCAATCCATCAACCAAGCGTTACTCTGGCAACATTGATTACCATGTGCCCCGCATATCTCCTGTCCCACAAGGGGCGTGGCCTGATAGGATCAGCCCGGTGCCTGTGAACCATCAGCCCATCATAATGCAAAGTTCTGGGGGGAATAAGTTTACCTTTCCATCCAGCTGGTCTCAGAATGGCTCCCCTCAGCCAGAGTACATGTCAGGGGGCAGCAGACAGCCTCCTCCACCATACCCGGTCAACCAGAGCAGCAGGCACAGTCCCACTGACCAGCAGATGCAGTCAGGAGGACCTGCATCCTCCCCCTCTTATGTCAACGGGGGAAACGTCCCTCAGTCCATGCTGGTTCCTAACAGGAACAGTCACAACCTGGACATGTATAACCTAGGTCCTCCTCAGTCCTGGTCCCAGGCTCCCATGACCTCCAACCACCCTCAGTCTTCCCCTGGTAACAGTAGCAACCAAGACCTGTCCCCATCTTGGCAGCACAACATGCCAGTCCGCTCCAACTCCTTCAGTAACCACCAACTGAACGGCAGAGCGGCTCACCCAGCCAGCTCTCAACCCTCTGCCACCACCCTCACCGCCATCACCCAGGTGCCCATCCTGCAGCCCGTCAAAAGCATGCGAGTCCAGAAACCTGAGTTACACACCGCTGTGGCTCCCACACACCCCCCATGGCTGCATCAGGCTCCACCCACTCAGGCTGCACCTGCTTACCAAGAACCCCCGCCCCCCGTGTCTCAGATCCCTGTTGTAGCGGAAGTCCCCAGCTACCAGGGCCCTCCTCCGCCGTATCCTAAGCATCTTCTCCAGCAGCAGGCCACACCCAGCCCTCCCGCCTACGACCCGGGTGCCAACAAGCTCGGCATAGGCAGAGAGGAGTCCGCCGAAGAGGAGAGCGGCGGCGGAGGCAGCGAAAGCTCCAGAGACAAGCCGACAGAGAGCCCCGACAGCAccgcagcgacagagaaggagaACAAGCAGATCACGACATCGCCTGTGCCTGTCCGCCGTAACAAGAAAGACGAAGAAAGGAGAGGGGAGTCTGGGAGAATAGCGCTGTACTCCCCCCAGGCCTTCAAGTTCTTTATGGAGCAACATGTGGAGAACATACTGAAGAACCATCAGCAGAGGATTCGGAGGAGGAAGCAGCTGGAGAGTGAGATGCAGCGG GTGGGTTTATCATCAGAAGCTCAGGAGCAGATGCGTATGATGCTCTGTCAGAAAGAGTCCAACTACATCCGGTTAAAGCGAGCCAAGATGGACAAATCCATGTTCAAACGAATCAAGACCCTCGGTATCGGAGCCTTCGGCGAGGTCTGCCTGGCCAGAAAAGAGGACACCGGAGCGCTGTACGCCATGAAGACGCTGCGCAAGAAAGACGTCCTGCTCAGGAACCAGGTGGCCCACGTGAAGGCGGAGAGGGACATCCTTGCTGAGGCCGACAACGAGTGGGTGGTCCGTCTCTACTACTCCTTCCAAAACAAGGACAACTTGTACTTCGTCATGGAGTACATACCCGGAGGGGACATGATGAGCCTTCTGATCCGGCTCGGTATCTTCAAAGAAGAGCTGGCTCAGTTTTACATCGCAGAGCTCACTTGTGCCGTGGAGAGCGTCCACAAGATGGGCTTCATCCACCGAGACATTAAGCCGGATAACATCCTCATAGACAGAGACGGACACATAAAGCTGACTGACTTTGGTCTGTGCACTGGCTTCCGCTGGACGCATGACTCCAAGTATTACCAGAGTG GTGACCATGTGAGACAGGACAGCATGGACTTCAGTAAGGAATGGGAGGATCCAACAAACTGCCGCTGCACAGACCGTCTGAAGCCTCTGGAGAGGAGGAAGGCCCGGCAACACCAGAGGTGTTTGGCACATTCACTGGTGGGGACACCCAACTATATCGCACCTGAGGTGCTGCTTCGAACAG GGTACAcccagctctgtgattggtggaGTGTTGGTGTGATCTTATACGAAATGGTAGTCGGACAGCCTCCCTTCTTAGCGACCACACCCCTGGAGACGCAGCTGAAG GTGATAAACTGGAAGAGCACGCTGCACATTCCCCCGCCGGCCAAGCTCACCGCTGAGGCGTCAGATCTCATCGTCAAGCTGTGCCGCGGCCCCGAAGACCGCCTCGGCAAGAACGGCGCGGACGAAATCAAAGCTCACCCTTTCTTTGGGAGCATTGACTTCTCCAGCGATCTGAGGCAGCAGGTGGCGCCGTACATCCCCACCATCGCTCACTCCACGGACACATCCAACTTTGACCCCGTGGACCCGGACAAGCTGTGGAGCAGTGACAGCGACGGCGAAGACAACCACAACGACACCCTCAACGGCTGGTTCCGCAACGGCAAACACCCCGAACACGCCTTCTACGAGTTCACCTTCCGCCGCTTCTTCGACGACAACGGACACCCGTACAGCTGCCCCAAACCCATCGGGTACGAGGACTTTAACGAGGACGAGGCGGACTCGGAGGGCGCCGTGCAGGAGGCAGCCAGcagctcagccaatcagagtagAGATCAGGTGTACGTGTAG